TGAGAATGCTCAAGCCCCCCACTCCGTACGTCACAACAGCGGCCCCGACACCATTCATCCGGGCATACCCGTCCGCCGCGTAACCCGCGTTGAGCTCGTTGCAGGTCCCCACCCATTCGATGGGGCTGTCAACCACCGCGTCAAGGAAGTCGAGGACATAATCTCCGGGCACCCCGAAGAGATGCTTGACGCCTATCTCCTGCAGACGGCTGAGAATGTAACGTGACACAGTGTAGTTTTCGTTCATCGATATCGTCCCCCTGGTGATGTTCGGCCTGTGCGGCAGGACCATATTAGTGCTACACGATGGCATGGGGAAAGTCAATCGTCGCGGAGCCTCATGCCTTCCACTGCCGGCAGGGACCTGAACTCAACGAGACTACCGCATGTTCCGTATCGCCTGTTCGATGGCGTCGATCCTTTCCTGTGAGGGTGGATGAGTGGAGATGATCGCGGGAGGGTTCTTGCCCCCGGCCTCCTTCAGGAGCATCCTCTGGATGTCGATCATGGCCCGCGGGTTGTACCCGGCGGCATGCATGATCCTCACCCCTTCGGCATCGGCCTGAAGCTCGTTCTCCCGCGAGTTCTTGAGGAGCAAAAGGCTCGTGCTTATCTCCGACGCCTTAACGATGAGCGAGCCCGAGAGGCCTCCGTCCCCGAGCATGGCTCCCATGATCGAAAGCCCGAACTGGGCCAGCATCTGGCGCTGAAGAGCCTTCAGGGAGTGCTTGTGGACGACGTGGCCTATCTCGTGGCCGAGCACTCCGGAAATCTCGTGTTCGTTCTTCAATTTCTTCAATATCCCCGTCGTGATGTAGATGAATCCGCCCGGCGCCGCGAAGGCGTTGACCAGTTCGTCATCGATGACGGTGAAGCTGTATTTCAGGTTACTCCTCTCGGAGCGGACCGCGAGTTTCTGGCCGATGGCGGCTATCCGCTCGTTGAGCTGCCTGTCCGTCGAGATCCTGTACTTTTGCCTGAGCTGCTCATCCGTGCTCTTCCCGATCTCGATCTCGCTCTCCTCGCCGATGAAGACCGGGTCATACGCCGTGCTGGTGAAGGGGTTCTGTGCCCATACCTCACCGCCCGCCATAATGGAAGTGAAGAGGACGAAGATGATGAGAAGCCTCTTCACGGCAACCCCGCCACGCCTTTCCATCATTGTTTCTGAACGATGCGTCATCTCCCGGTCCTTTCTCACAGATATCTGTATCATGTAATAGAGATAACACATGGGAGCGTCGGCGGCAACCTCCCCCGGGGGGAAGGGTCGGCACTTCGTGCCTGACGGGCACACGGGTCTGCGCGCTCCGCGCGCAAACGGGCGAATGGGTCAAGATCAATAGATATCTTCTCCCCGTTTGCCCGGAGGGCAGACCCGTTAGACGCTCGCGCGTCGACCCGTTCCCCGAAGGGCACCGCTTGCAAAGCAAGCCCCTGTCGGATATACTGGAACCGTCAGTAAACATCCACCACAACCGGAGGGGAGGGATCCATGAAAAGGGTTACCGCGATCATGATGGTCTGTCTGAGCTTCGTCTTGTGCGTCTTCGCATCGGCGCAGAACCCGCGGGCGGGGGATGCCGACAGGTCTTTCGAACTGATAAAGGGCAGGGGAACCATCGTCCTCGGCCTCGACGCCTCCTTCCCACCCATGGGGTTCAGGGAGAAGGGCGGCAGCGAGATAATCGGCTTCGACATCGATCTTGCCTGGGAGGCGGCCCGGCGGCTCGGCCTCACCATCACCCCGAAGACCATCGCCTGGAACAGGATCATTCCCGCCTTGAACGGCGGGGACGTCGATGTCATATGGAGCGGCCTCAGCATGGTGCCCGAAAGACAGCAGCAGATGATCTTCTCGAAGCCCTACCTCGAGAGCCGCCAGGCCCTCGTCGTCGGGAAGGGATCGAAGATCCGCGGCAAGGCGGACCTCGCGGGCAAGAAGGTCGGTCATCAGTTCGGGTCATCGAGCGAAAGGGCCCTTCGGCGCGATCCCGCGACCGTGAACACCCTCAAGGAGATAAGCGCCTACCCGAACAATCAGCGTGCCCTTGACGACCTCGCGGCCGGGCGTATCGACGCCGTCGTCATGGACGAGGTCGCGGTCCGCTATATCATTGCACACAAGCAGGGGGATTTCGTCATCCTCACCGACAATTTCGGCATCGAGCAGTACGGGGTGGGGTTCCGCAAGGGGGACATTGCCTTCCGCGATGCCGTCGACAAGGTCCTCGACGAGATGAAGAAGGACGGGACCGTCGACAGGATCGCGAAAAAGTGGTTCGGCACGCCTGTCATCAAGAATTGAAAAAGCAACAACGGCGTACCTGGTCTTCCAGACCCGTCCCGGCCACGCACA
Above is a genomic segment from Syntrophorhabdus sp. containing:
- a CDS encoding M48 family metalloprotease; the protein is MMERRGGVAVKRLLIIFVLFTSIMAGGEVWAQNPFTSTAYDPVFIGEESEIEIGKSTDEQLRQKYRISTDRQLNERIAAIGQKLAVRSERSNLKYSFTVIDDELVNAFAAPGGFIYITTGILKKLKNEHEISGVLGHEIGHVVHKHSLKALQRQMLAQFGLSIMGAMLGDGGLSGSLIVKASEISTSLLLLKNSRENELQADAEGVRIMHAAGYNPRAMIDIQRMLLKEAGGKNPPAIISTHPPSQERIDAIEQAIRNMR
- a CDS encoding amino acid ABC transporter substrate-binding protein; this encodes MKRVTAIMMVCLSFVLCVFASAQNPRAGDADRSFELIKGRGTIVLGLDASFPPMGFREKGGSEIIGFDIDLAWEAARRLGLTITPKTIAWNRIIPALNGGDVDVIWSGLSMVPERQQQMIFSKPYLESRQALVVGKGSKIRGKADLAGKKVGHQFGSSSERALRRDPATVNTLKEISAYPNNQRALDDLAAGRIDAVVMDEVAVRYIIAHKQGDFVILTDNFGIEQYGVGFRKGDIAFRDAVDKVLDEMKKDGTVDRIAKKWFGTPVIKN